From Paraglaciecola sp. L1A13:
GAATCGCTGCCACCGTAACCAGAACAGGGATCGGTTAAGTAATCGTATGAACCCACATCACCGCCATATAACTCATCAACGGTTGGCGCACGAAAGGCCGTTGACGCTACGCCTCGAATCATCAAGTCATCATTTACGTGCCAGCTTAATCCCATCTTCCACGTGGTATCTGAATCAAACGTACTATAATCAAACCAACGTACAGCCGCGTCAATCGATAACGTTTTAACCAAAGGTAAATCAGCTAACAAAGGAATAGCAAACTCAGCGTAAAATTGCGTAGTATCAAAGCTACCAGAGGTGGCTTCTTGCGCAGAGGCACTGCCATCACCCGCTACAGTTACTGCATCAGGTTGATACCACCCTTTTTCACGACGATATTCTGCACCTGCGGCAAACCCAACAAAACCAGCGGGAAGCTCAAATAAATCTCCCGTTAGATTAAGATTAACGATATTGAATTCATTGCCACCGGTTGCTTGGTCGGTATATGAGATGTAATCAATTGTATCAGCCGACAACTCCCCTTCCCCAACAAACCAATCTTGACATGGAATGCCCACATCATTACAAACTGACGAGTCCATCGTATTATAAAGTTTGGTTAGGTTAATATAGTTAGACGAGCGGTCAGTGGCATCGTTACGACCATAGGAATATGACACGTCCCATTCATAGCCAGAGCCCACATCCCATAAGCCTTGAGCCCCGACAACCGTGCGAAGCGTGTCAGTAACTTGATCGAACACACGATCACCCACTTCCGTCATACGACGACGCATGGATGTTGCCACGCCAAAAGGATTACCCGTTGCATCCGCCGTTAGTGTAGCGCTAATAGGCGATGGTGCCATTTGCTGCGTAGAGGTGCGCTTGGTATATAAGGTTTCTAGGTAAACTTGGGTATCTTGATTCACATCATAATTGGCGTTTGCGAATAAGCCGATACGCTTTTGTGGCGTGTAAAGGTATGAACTATCTGCGTAATTATAGGCGTCGTAACCTTCAGTCCAATTTTTATCACTGTCCAGCGTTCCCCAACCATCTCCAGAATTATAATTACCACCTGGTATATATGAGCTGCCTGATTGGCAAGCACCAATAGAATCAAAATCATTATCAGGGCAAGCAGAGAAACTGCGATCACCTTGCATGGCTTTTCCGCGGTTAACATAACTTAATCCCAGAACGAAGTGACCTTTTTCGCCACCGCCACCGGTAACCAAACTAATATCGCCAGTATTCGCATCACCTTTTGCAGAACCCGCGTATCCCATTGACAACTCAAGACCATCGAAATTAGTTTTGGTAATGATGTTCACTACCCCTGCTATCGCATCTGAACCGTATACCGCAGATGCACCATCTTTAAGCACTTCAACCCGCTCAATGGTAGCCAACGGGATAGTGTTTAAATCAACTGACGAGTCAGCCCCAGTACCCGAGTTGACCATGCGACGACCGTTCACTAATACAAGCGTACGGTTGCTACCTAAACCACGTAGGTTAATGCGCGCTGCACCGGCTCCACCATTATTGGTCGCGGCGCCAGTCGCCATACCGCTAGATGCGGTACTCTGTTGCAGTACCTGCTCTATAGACGTAAAGCCACCGAGTTTAATATCTTCAGCGCTAATAATAGAGATGGGACTTGCTGACTCCAGATCAGTACGCTTGATACGCGACCCCGTCACTTGGATTTTTTCAACTAAATTTGCGTCACCACCTTCATTTACCTGAGCAGCAACAAAGCTACTGGGTAGAATCATAGCTGCGCCACCGACCATAAATGAAAGTTTAATCGCCTTTGCTAATGTATTATTTTTGAACATATAAATTCCCCGCATTCATACCATTTGAAATAAATAAGCTGAATGTCATTTAATTATTATTTTGCTGTATGAGCCGTGCGTCGACATGTGATTATGGGACTCATCCCAAGTGGCGAATTAAGCACCTAGCCAAGTCGAGAATCAATTCAAAGTGGTTAAAAAATATCCACTTAAACGGAAATTTACGCTTCGCTGACTGAACCTTTACAGACCTTGACGATAAATTGCATATTTATGCACATTTGAAGAATCGAGAATCGCCAAGGTGATTGGTATAAGGTGAGTTCAATAGCGTATTTTTTTGGTTTTTATCTTCATAATAGAAGATTAGAAGACGATCTATTTACTTTTTAGAGGGGTGATGATGGTTAATAACTATGCACAACAGTAGCTGCCATATAGCGAAAAATAGCTATACATTGATGATGGAAGGCCATATTATCTGGTAAATCACGTCGTTTATGGGGCATTGGGAAGGGTTGATTGGCAATACTAAGAATAGGCATTTGCAAAATACCAATAGGAATACATCTATGCTTATATTTCGTTTTCAGCACAATATTTAATTTATGAGATCTTAGTCAATTCAATGTGCTCTGCTGAATATATTAAGCTTATTTAACAAGATAAATATGTGAAAAAAGAATTTAAATGCACAGTTTATGCACATTGTTTACTAATAACTTACACTCAAACACTAATAATTAGTCACAAAATTAGTAATAATACCCTTCGACAGCGTAGTGAACTGTTATGTGCCTCCCTGGTGCTAATAGCTGCTAGTTTTAAGTAACTAGCAGCTTATCTTATTTTCCGTTTAACTTTGTATCATATCAATATACCTCTACATTAAATACATACCCAATAATAAACTCATTCATTTCTTGAATGGGAGATACCCAGCATGATGTTACAACATTCAGTGTTAATTCCATCAATACTGTTGCGCCTGCGAACTGGGTCACAAAGGCATCTTTAAGAGATGTTATGTTCCTCTTATGGTTTTTTGTCATGTGTAGGTCAGCATGTGCTTTATAAGACGTAATCACAGAATGTTTGAAAAGGCGTATAGTCTAGGTATGAAGCGCTTAAAGGGGCTTTCGAGCAACTAAAGAGCATCTGGGGTGAGGTATTTATTTTTATCAAATTAATAAGCCACTGGTATCATAGCGGCTTATTTTCCAATCCCTGTATATAGAAGCGAGTTTACTGGGCGTCTTCCTGCTCTCTAGCTTGTTGAATTTCACCTTGCAATTCTTCCGCTATGGCTTGCACTTTCGGCATCACGCCTTGCATCATTTGCTGGCCAACTAACATAGAATCTTGCATCACCAGGGGCATTTTCTGCGTCATGCTGCGGCCAACGTCAGATTGATAGAATGCAATCAATCCATTAATTTCTTTTTGGTTAAAATGCTTTAAATACACATTGATCATGGGATCTTTAAACTGCTGCCAAGTCATTTGTTCTTTAAATAAGATATCTAGTTTTCCCATATACTTCTGAAATGCGGGTCTTTCCTGTTCAGAAATGTTCATTTGAGTCGCCATGTTATTGAACATGTTACTGACTTGCTCTTGCATGGCCTGCATCATTTTCGATACGTCAGTTAACACCATCAGCTGTTCAACTGACTCCCGAGATGCTTTATTCTCAGCGTGCGCGCCGAAGGTCAAACATGTCAAGGTGAAGAGGAAAATTCGTATTTTCATTATTAGTCCTTTAAGTGTAGTTAGGGCCTGAGCCATTCTTTTTAGGTGTTGTTTTAAGTTGCTATAGTAGCCAAATTGTCATCATGATAAAAATACATATTATTCATTCGCTTGCGATCAAATATTCTAGTAATTTCAAGGTCGCTTTTTCGTCTGGGCTGAAATATTTAGAACGGGTACGTTTTAGTTGTTGACGAAAATAAGCCAAGGTTCGACCGCTTTCGTACTGCATAATCACGTGTGGATGAATATAGTTTGAACGACAAACGGCAGGGGTATTACCCAGTTGACTGGCGACCTTTTTGACCGCAGCAAGCACATTACTTTGATTCAGTTTTTTATCCTCAACAGGGCCTAATTCATCTAGTGCTACGGCCATTAACACTGTGCCCGCCCAAGTTCTAAAGTCTTTAGCGCTAAAATCTTCCCCCATAACTTCAGCAATATATTGATTCAGGTCTTGTGCCGTTAAATTTTTGCGCTCTCCGTCAGGCAAGGTGATATCAAATAATTCATAACCGGTCATCGTTTCTAATTGGGCCAGCACATCTCTAACGTGTTTATCTGTCACTTCCCTGTGCTGTTGCTGATGACTTTTACCAACATAATCAAACTCCACATGTTTACGTTCGAAGTTCATATGTTTTGCCCGCAGCGTGGTTAAGCCGTAGGTCTGATTGTCTCGGGTGTAGGAAGCGCTGCCGGGACGAAAAAAGGCGTCATCTAACATACGTGTCATACATGCGAGAACTGCGTTCTCGTCAATCGGTCGCTGAGTGATATGCTGCCCGGTTGCCCGGCGCATGGTTGACAACTGTTTGGCAAAACGCAAAATACGTTCGAATTTCTGTTTACTCGCCTGTTCGGTCCAATTCTGATTGTAAATATATTGCTTACGATTTTTCTCGTCACGGCCAAAGGCCAATACTTTAGCGCTGCGGTCCAATTCGATTTGTACGTCTTGCCAAGCAGGTGGAATAGCTAAACTGTCTACCCAACGCTTAATGCCTTTACTTTTGACCGTACGACCAGACGGATATTTATAAGTAAACGTTTTGCCAAAGGGTTTGCGAACGATATAGCGGACCATTTTATCTCCTATTGAGTGGTCATAAATCAATTACTACACAGATTAGCGCTGTGTGGTTCAGTTTTTTGTGGCACTTGATAAGGGCTAAATAGACATATTTATAGCCGTAATGCTAAAAATTAATGTTAAACATACAGAATTGGTGAGATCGTTTCATATTATGAAGGCTACGCACCAAACAAGTCCGACGGTAGCCTATACATGAAGTACGCGTAATAAGGGAAGTTACTTATTATTGAGCGCCTTTATTTTCTTGAGTTTGGTCTTTTTCATCTTGATGCTCTAACTCCTTAAGCTCAGGGCCATCACTGGCCAGTAATTGAGCAATCCAGCGAGTATCTTGTCCTGATTCAAAAGCAATTTTAACGATCATCGTTAACGGAACAGACAGCAACATACCCACAGTACCCAGTAGCCAGCCCCAAAAAATCAACGACAAAAAGACCACTAAAGTCGATAACCCTAGGCCTCGCCCCATATAGCGTGGTTCGACAATGTTGCCCATCACGGTGTTAGTCACAATAAACCCAAGTGCAGTCAACCCCGCGACGCCTGGCCCAAGTTGCACTAACGCCAGTAATACCGCCGGTACTGCGGCAATAATCGAACCGATATTAGGAATATAGTTAAGTAAGAAAGCTAACGTAGCCCATAGTAAATAATGATCTACTCCGAGGAAATACAACCATAACCCAATAATAAGGCCGGTGCCTAAACTGACAAGTGTCTTGATTGCCAAATAGTTTTTAACTGACATCAGAAATTTATCGATTTGACGCATTTTCATGTTTGGATCGTCTAACGCGATATGGATCTTGCGCGGAAATGACTCCGCTTCAAATAACATAAAAACCACAATAAGTAGGATAAGCAAAAAGTTAGTTAATACCCCGCCTAAGCTAGTCAATAAGCTGGTGGCCATGTTCATGGCTGCACCTGGGTCTAAATAAGACAGCAACTGATCTTTGTTGATTTGAATATTAAAGTCGTTCAAGCGCCCTATTGCCCATGCAAACTGATCAACGAGTTGCTCGCGATACTTTGGTAAATTATCACTGAAATCGTTCATTGATTGACCAACCAAACCCGCCAGCATAAATCCGAAAACCACCATTAGCAGTATCACTAATATCACCGATACTGCTCTGGGAATTCTATATTGGTTAGCCCAGTTGATAATGGGACTACATGACATCGCAATGAAAATGGATAACAAGAACGGTACTACGATGGCACTGGCTGCCTTAATACCTGCGAGTACAATTACCAAAGACGCTAATATTATTAAAATTTTCAGCGAAGGAGAGTATTTCATTTGCATAGATTGGGTCATTATTAAAGTGAGCTGGGAAACTATCAGATAATAAGCTTATTTTATAGCCTTAAGCCACGTTTTTAGTATTATGGAGCATATTGGCGACATCTCGTTTATTATCCGTGTACAAAACGGTTAAAAGATATTAACGTACTGATTTTAGGTTATTTTTACGTCCTAGAACAAGGGTGATAATAATATGAAGTTAAATCCAGCGACGATCCGGATAAAAAATCTACGTTTACGTACCTATATTGGTATTAATCAAGATGAAATAAATAATAAGCAAGATGTGATCGTGAATGTGAAAATAGAATATAAGGCGGACCAAGCGACTGGGTCTGATAATATGGACGATGCGCTTAATTATAAGGTTATCACCAAACGAATTATTCATTTGGTCGAAGATAATAGATTTGCACTATTAGAAAAATTGACCGCAGATGTATTGGCTATCGCAGCTGAACATCCGCGGGTAATTTATGCTGAAGCTGAAGTCGATAAACCCCATGCTCTAAGGTTTTCTGATTCAGTTTCCCTTTGTCTTTCGTGCTTTAAAACGTAACACAACAAGGATTTTATATGCGTATTTTGATTACTGGAGGTACAGGATTAATTGGTTCGAACCTTATCCCAAAGTTAAAACCAAACGACATTACAGTGATCACCCGCAACGTATCTCAGGCCGAGTTGCTATTGGGTCACAAAGTGACTTTAATTTCATCACTAGATGATTTTGAAAATCTTGATGATTTTCATGTAGTAATCAATTTAGCTGGCGAGCCAATTGCTGATAAGCGCTGGTCACCTGAACAAAAAGAGCGCATTGAGCAAAGTCGCTGGGGGATGACCGAAAAGTTAGTCTCGTTAATCAAAGCGAGTAGCCGCCCACCCTCTTTATTTATCAGTGGTTCGGCCATTGGTTATTATGGCCGTCAAGACGATCAAATTATTGATGAAGAGTTTGACAGCCCTTACGATGAATTCAGTCATCAGTTGTGTGAGCGCTGGGAAAGTTTAGCTAAAGAAGCTGAGTCGCAGCACACTCGAGTTTGTATAGTGCGCACCGGTATCGTGATTACCCGTCGCGGTGGAGCATTGATGAAAATGGTGCCGCCGTTTAAATTTGGCTTAGGTGGGCCTATGGGCACAGGTCGTCAATATATGTCATGGATACATTTAGAAGACATGATAGATGGGCTGATTCATTTAATTGAGCACACAGAATGTCGCGGAGTGTTTAATTTCACAGCACCTACGCCGGTAACCAATGCAGAGTTTAGTCAAACGCTTGCATCGGTGTTACATCGCCCGTGCTTTTTGCCCATGCCAGCATTTGTCTTACGCACAATCATGGGTGATGCCGCAGATTTACTTTTACATGGTCAGCGCGTGGTCCCTAAGCGTTTGCAAGAAAGTGGTTATCAATTTCATTACCCTGAATTAGCACATGCTCTTGAGTGCTTGCGTTTATAGACATATTGACCCTCATTAAGA
This genomic window contains:
- a CDS encoding TonB-dependent siderophore receptor, which encodes MFKNNTLAKAIKLSFMVGGAAMILPSSFVAAQVNEGGDANLVEKIQVTGSRIKRTDLESASPISIISAEDIKLGGFTSIEQVLQQSTASSGMATGAATNNGGAGAARINLRGLGSNRTLVLVNGRRMVNSGTGADSSVDLNTIPLATIERVEVLKDGASAVYGSDAIAGVVNIITKTNFDGLELSMGYAGSAKGDANTGDISLVTGGGGEKGHFVLGLSYVNRGKAMQGDRSFSACPDNDFDSIGACQSGSSYIPGGNYNSGDGWGTLDSDKNWTEGYDAYNYADSSYLYTPQKRIGLFANANYDVNQDTQVYLETLYTKRTSTQQMAPSPISATLTADATGNPFGVATSMRRRMTEVGDRVFDQVTDTLRTVVGAQGLWDVGSGYEWDVSYSYGRNDATDRSSNYINLTKLYNTMDSSVCNDVGIPCQDWFVGEGELSADTIDYISYTDQATGGNEFNIVNLNLTGDLFELPAGFVGFAAGAEYRREKGWYQPDAVTVAGDGSASAQEATSGSFDTTQFYAEFAIPLLADLPLVKTLSIDAAVRWFDYSTFDSDTTWKMGLSWHVNDDLMIRGVASTAFRAPTVDELYGGDVGSYDYLTDPCSGYGGSDSSSSLYQTCQSEIGNTSYQYTDGQIENTYTTVANLTPEQADTVTVGVVYNPHDIEGLSLTVDYFNIEVSNAISRISTQTYLDQCYAGESSYCDVLNITRDEVTGNIDYMESPLTNVGTIETRGVDMNMAYVFEAMGFDWSVDLDATRLLEYTEDEVEYTGKIDGTNGGFAKWKSNLGIKMGQDDWTLSWKARYIGSMTDDYYASYDLVQDVSSVTYHDLAAQYFVNDTWSISAGVDNLFDKTPPYIYSWNNANTVPEVYDVMGRYYHAKVTARF
- a CDS encoding DUF2059 domain-containing protein → MKIRIFLFTLTCLTFGAHAENKASRESVEQLMVLTDVSKMMQAMQEQVSNMFNNMATQMNISEQERPAFQKYMGKLDILFKEQMTWQQFKDPMINVYLKHFNQKEINGLIAFYQSDVGRSMTQKMPLVMQDSMLVGQQMMQGVMPKVQAIAEELQGEIQQAREQEDAQ
- a CDS encoding DNA topoisomerase IB; protein product: MVRYIVRKPFGKTFTYKYPSGRTVKSKGIKRWVDSLAIPPAWQDVQIELDRSAKVLAFGRDEKNRKQYIYNQNWTEQASKQKFERILRFAKQLSTMRRATGQHITQRPIDENAVLACMTRMLDDAFFRPGSASYTRDNQTYGLTTLRAKHMNFERKHVEFDYVGKSHQQQHREVTDKHVRDVLAQLETMTGYELFDITLPDGERKNLTAQDLNQYIAEVMGEDFSAKDFRTWAGTVLMAVALDELGPVEDKKLNQSNVLAAVKKVASQLGNTPAVCRSNYIHPHVIMQYESGRTLAYFRQQLKRTRSKYFSPDEKATLKLLEYLIASE
- a CDS encoding AI-2E family transporter; translated protein: MQMKYSPSLKILIILASLVIVLAGIKAASAIVVPFLLSIFIAMSCSPIINWANQYRIPRAVSVILVILLMVVFGFMLAGLVGQSMNDFSDNLPKYREQLVDQFAWAIGRLNDFNIQINKDQLLSYLDPGAAMNMATSLLTSLGGVLTNFLLILLIVVFMLFEAESFPRKIHIALDDPNMKMRQIDKFLMSVKNYLAIKTLVSLGTGLIIGLWLYFLGVDHYLLWATLAFLLNYIPNIGSIIAAVPAVLLALVQLGPGVAGLTALGFIVTNTVMGNIVEPRYMGRGLGLSTLVVFLSLIFWGWLLGTVGMLLSVPLTMIVKIAFESGQDTRWIAQLLASDGPELKELEHQDEKDQTQENKGAQ
- the folX gene encoding dihydroneopterin triphosphate 2'-epimerase; the protein is MKLNPATIRIKNLRLRTYIGINQDEINNKQDVIVNVKIEYKADQATGSDNMDDALNYKVITKRIIHLVEDNRFALLEKLTADVLAIAAEHPRVIYAEAEVDKPHALRFSDSVSLCLSCFKT
- a CDS encoding TIGR01777 family oxidoreductase, with product MRILITGGTGLIGSNLIPKLKPNDITVITRNVSQAELLLGHKVTLISSLDDFENLDDFHVVINLAGEPIADKRWSPEQKERIEQSRWGMTEKLVSLIKASSRPPSLFISGSAIGYYGRQDDQIIDEEFDSPYDEFSHQLCERWESLAKEAESQHTRVCIVRTGIVITRRGGALMKMVPPFKFGLGGPMGTGRQYMSWIHLEDMIDGLIHLIEHTECRGVFNFTAPTPVTNAEFSQTLASVLHRPCFLPMPAFVLRTIMGDAADLLLHGQRVVPKRLQESGYQFHYPELAHALECLRL